One Jeotgalicoccus saudimassiliensis DNA window includes the following coding sequences:
- a CDS encoding argininosuccinate synthase yields the protein MAQKKVVLAYSGGLDTSVTIQWFIDKGFDVVAVCLDVGEGKDLELIHDKALKMGASECHIINTQKEFAEDFVAYTIYGNSMYEEKYPLVSALSRPLISKKLVEIAHETNADYVAHGCTGKGNDQVRFEVAIKSLDPTIKVLAPVREWTWSREEEIEYAKEHNIPIPIDLDSPYSVDQNLWGRSNECGILEDPWAAPPEDAYDLTVNIKDAPDEAEELLITYEKGLPVAVNGEKFELHELILHLNGVAGKHGIGRIDHVENRLVGIKSREIYETPAAKVIMTAKHDLETITLTKDIAHFKPVVEQKYTEQVYNGLWFTPLSDTLRATLKDMQQPVNGEVRVELYKGNVIVKGRKSENSLYNEKLATYTKEDAFNQEASVGFIEIFGLPTKVKAMLEQGVAVDE from the coding sequence ATGGCACAGAAAAAAGTAGTATTAGCATATTCAGGCGGGTTGGACACAAGCGTAACGATTCAATGGTTTATCGATAAAGGATTCGATGTAGTAGCGGTATGTTTAGATGTCGGTGAAGGCAAGGACCTGGAACTGATTCATGACAAAGCACTAAAAATGGGTGCCAGCGAATGTCACATCATAAACACGCAAAAAGAGTTTGCAGAAGACTTTGTTGCATATACAATTTACGGAAACTCAATGTACGAAGAGAAGTATCCATTAGTTTCTGCATTGAGCCGTCCGTTAATTTCTAAAAAATTAGTGGAAATCGCCCACGAAACAAATGCGGACTATGTAGCCCACGGCTGTACAGGTAAAGGGAACGACCAGGTTCGTTTCGAAGTGGCGATTAAATCACTGGATCCGACAATTAAAGTACTTGCACCGGTTCGTGAGTGGACATGGTCAAGAGAAGAGGAAATTGAATACGCAAAAGAACACAACATTCCAATTCCAATCGATCTGGATTCACCGTACTCTGTAGACCAGAACTTATGGGGCAGAAGTAACGAGTGCGGTATCCTTGAAGATCCTTGGGCAGCCCCTCCGGAAGATGCATACGATTTAACAGTTAACATTAAAGATGCACCGGACGAAGCTGAAGAGTTATTAATTACTTACGAAAAAGGATTGCCGGTCGCAGTTAACGGTGAGAAGTTTGAACTTCACGAGTTAATTCTGCACCTGAACGGCGTTGCCGGGAAACACGGTATCGGCAGAATTGACCACGTTGAAAACAGACTTGTCGGTATTAAATCGAGAGAAATTTACGAAACACCCGCAGCGAAAGTTATCATGACTGCAAAACACGATCTTGAAACAATTACGCTGACTAAAGATATTGCCCACTTCAAACCGGTAGTAGAGCAGAAATATACAGAACAGGTGTATAACGGATTATGGTTCACTCCGTTATCAGACACGCTGAGAGCGACATTAAAAGACATGCAGCAGCCTGTAAACGGCGAAGTTCGTGTTGAATTATACAAAGGTAATGTAATTGTGAAAGGACGTAAGTCTGAGAACAGCCTTTATAATGAGAAACTTGCAACATACACGAAAGAAGATGCATTCAACCAGGAAGCATCTGTAGGATTCATCGAAATTTTCGGTCTTCCGACTAAAGTTAAAGCAATGCTTGAACAGGGAGTTGCTGTGGATGAGTAA
- the comGB gene encoding competence type IV pilus assembly protein ComGB, translating to MKNITITRGRSNKLGKYDAHFLLKLSALLKNGFTMQQALIFLTEQYEVIRRDDKTAMLGLINSGASLSAVLRHLGFSKSIIMQVSFAEIHGEIISNLEQSGEYLTTRKNTVQKLVKTLQYPLVLVTIFIIMLILLNYTVIPQFNELYSAMQTEKTMLVNVLTLILNYLPYAALAVTAFVLLGTMVLFIIINLKNTALAAKLLLKLPVVKTYFKYYVTYTFSREFGYFLNNGLEVKEIILLFKTQTINRYLSLAAGTIETDLMQGRSLGDAITGMEMLDKRLAVFVNHGEYNSDVGRELIIYSEYSLENIIIKIESLTKKIQPVIFLILGLLIVCLYLVIVMPIFGMMSKIN from the coding sequence ATGAAGAATATAACCATTACAAGAGGTCGTTCCAATAAGCTCGGTAAATACGATGCACACTTTCTGCTGAAACTTTCAGCGCTTTTAAAAAACGGTTTTACGATGCAGCAGGCGCTGATATTTCTGACCGAGCAGTACGAAGTCATCAGACGCGATGACAAAACGGCAATGCTCGGCCTGATAAACAGCGGCGCATCGCTCAGTGCTGTCCTCAGACATCTCGGTTTTTCAAAGTCGATTATTATGCAGGTATCATTCGCTGAAATTCACGGGGAAATTATATCGAATCTGGAACAGTCCGGAGAATATTTAACGACGCGGAAAAACACGGTTCAAAAGCTTGTTAAAACACTTCAGTATCCGCTCGTACTCGTGACAATATTTATAATTATGCTCATCCTGTTAAACTATACGGTTATTCCGCAGTTTAACGAGCTGTACAGCGCGATGCAGACAGAGAAAACGATGCTCGTCAACGTGCTTACGCTCATACTGAATTACCTGCCTTATGCGGCACTGGCCGTTACTGCTTTTGTTCTACTCGGCACAATGGTGCTCTTCATTATCATCAACCTTAAAAATACTGCACTCGCAGCGAAACTGCTGCTTAAATTACCGGTCGTGAAAACATATTTCAAATATTACGTCACATACACCTTCTCGCGTGAATTCGGATACTTTTTAAATAACGGACTCGAAGTAAAAGAAATTATTCTGCTGTTTAAAACGCAGACAATCAATCGTTATTTAAGTCTTGCGGCAGGGACTATAGAAACAGACCTCATGCAGGGCCGGTCTCTCGGAGATGCCATTACGGGAATGGAGATGCTCGACAAACGGCTCGCGGTGTTCGTCAATCACGGTGAATACAACAGCGACGTCGGACGGGAACTGATTATTTACAGTGAATACTCATTGGAAAATATCATTATTAAAATCGAAAGCTTAACGAAGAAAATACAGCCCGTCATATTTTTAATTCTCGGGCTGTTAATCGTATGTCTGTATTTAGTCATCGTCATGCCGATTTTCGGCATGATGAGTAAAATTAACTAG
- a CDS encoding ComGF family competence protein — protein sequence MNGSKKYAADGFSYMEILLSLMTASLIMAVMPNILVMFQSLTPVSDYYDTDIFTLDIIDTYNAAEEIEISGQTISFNTGKDEVSYRYSNGRIIKSVNGDGFVTLMFNIESFTLTETDKTITLELKGAANETFIFSQ from the coding sequence ATGAACGGCTCAAAAAAATATGCAGCTGACGGTTTCAGCTACATGGAAATACTTTTGTCGCTTATGACTGCATCGCTGATTATGGCTGTAATGCCGAATATACTGGTGATGTTCCAGTCACTGACACCCGTATCTGATTATTATGATACCGACATTTTCACACTGGATATTATCGACACGTACAATGCAGCTGAAGAAATAGAAATCAGCGGACAGACAATCAGCTTTAACACCGGCAAAGACGAAGTGTCCTACCGTTATTCAAACGGCCGGATTATTAAAAGCGTAAACGGTGACGGCTTTGTCACGCTGATGTTTAATATCGAATCATTCACATTAACTGAAACAGATAAAACGATTACGCTTGAACTGAAAGGAGCTGCCAATGAAACGTTTATCTTCAGCCAATGA
- a CDS encoding rhomboid family protein, which yields MKNKWQAAFEVAKYTNYDFLHYDNDTEIIWLKDRKKKTLMCLIDLDLPDSELEEITDNIFNSQDNLSGIAGFPVKVINLYHLTGKKFTRKFKSKTLRVNHRTVNNLEKIISNPFYKIDMKYKKPKDDAFYKRRLMSRHPFEKYMIKFTPMTLLLVTLNTIVLLINLIFVHLFNTYELTNLLAVSHYEVSSGEYYRLVTSSFLHVGISHFLFNIFALYILGKFVEGIYTPWHLLITYLAAGTIASLFSLVFVTEGISLGASGAVYGLLGLIIMHLLITRQIKIKLIIQIIAVFAVVSALSMFLANINHYAHIGGLIVGALLAVIYNFRRIKFKYTLIAAAVLVLFAMFSHFGMNQQTSIHPMDDEAMYYYKKGDYDEALAVVNNSINKEVATDMTYYLLGKLYIESGNPEKGQEYVDKSYEMNPANELAAKEKILEFRKAQDFENMNEAISRLDTPVEDKELQILVDEAN from the coding sequence ATGAAAAATAAATGGCAGGCAGCATTCGAAGTTGCGAAATATACAAATTATGATTTCCTTCATTATGATAATGACACAGAAATTATCTGGCTGAAGGATCGTAAGAAGAAGACGCTGATGTGTCTGATAGATCTGGACCTTCCGGACAGTGAACTGGAAGAAATTACTGATAACATTTTTAACTCCCAGGATAACCTGTCCGGTATTGCCGGATTTCCGGTTAAGGTAATTAATCTGTATCATCTGACAGGGAAAAAGTTCACACGGAAGTTCAAGTCGAAAACATTGAGAGTCAATCACCGTACTGTGAACAATCTGGAAAAAATAATATCCAATCCTTTCTACAAGATAGATATGAAATACAAAAAGCCGAAAGATGATGCGTTTTACAAACGACGTCTGATGTCCCGTCACCCATTTGAAAAATATATGATTAAATTCACGCCGATGACATTGCTGCTCGTTACATTAAATACAATTGTACTGCTGATCAATTTAATCTTCGTACATCTCTTTAATACATACGAGCTGACGAATCTGCTGGCTGTGAGTCATTATGAAGTATCGTCAGGTGAATACTACAGACTCGTCACCAGTTCTTTTCTGCACGTCGGCATCAGCCATTTTCTGTTTAACATTTTTGCACTGTATATACTCGGTAAATTTGTCGAAGGGATATACACTCCGTGGCATCTGTTGATTACGTATCTTGCAGCAGGCACCATCGCGAGCCTGTTTTCGCTTGTTTTCGTTACCGAAGGGATTTCACTTGGAGCGAGCGGGGCTGTATACGGACTGCTGGGATTAATTATTATGCATTTATTAATCACAAGACAGATTAAAATTAAACTGATTATCCAAATCATCGCAGTATTTGCAGTGGTTTCAGCGTTATCCATGTTCCTTGCAAATATTAATCATTATGCACATATCGGGGGACTGATTGTCGGCGCTCTGCTTGCTGTTATATATAATTTCCGCCGGATTAAGTTTAAATACACGCTGATTGCTGCCGCAGTTTTAGTTCTGTTTGCAATGTTCAGCCACTTCGGCATGAATCAGCAGACTTCCATTCACCCGATGGATGATGAAGCGATGTACTATTATAAAAAAGGTGATTACGACGAAGCGCTTGCAGTCGTAAACAATTCAATCAATAAAGAAGTCGCAACAGACATGACCTATTATTTACTCGGTAAACTGTATATTGAGTCAGGTAATCCAGAAAAAGGGCAGGAGTATGTGGATAAAAGTTACGAAATGAACCCTGCAAATGAACTGGCAGCAAAAGAAAAAATACTTGAATTCAGAAAGGCCCAGGACTTCGAAAACATGAACGAAGCCATAAGCAGACTGGATACACCGGTAGAAGACAAAGAGCTTCAGATACTCGTCGACGAAGCGAATTAA
- a CDS encoding prepilin-type N-terminal cleavage/methylation domain-containing protein, translating into MAKQQESNGFTMMEMMLTLLLVSIILSLSVPHLPVYRQNDTGDEIETVSYVFQGAQMHAMATGRSYTVLMDYDKQSIDVVDPDRKIISQYKLKACTLAEEGMSRFSYRPNGDTSGFGTVYLSCSGRTVKFIFQIVKGRFRIEQ; encoded by the coding sequence ATGGCGAAGCAGCAAGAGAGTAACGGTTTTACGATGATGGAAATGATGCTGACCCTGTTACTCGTCAGCATCATCCTGTCATTATCCGTGCCGCATTTACCAGTTTACCGGCAAAATGACACCGGTGATGAAATCGAGACTGTCAGCTATGTTTTTCAGGGTGCCCAGATGCATGCGATGGCAACGGGCAGGTCTTACACCGTTCTGATGGATTACGATAAACAGTCAATCGACGTCGTGGACCCCGACCGCAAAATAATATCGCAGTACAAACTGAAAGCATGCACTCTCGCCGAAGAGGGGATGAGCCGCTTCTCCTACAGACCGAACGGGGATACCAGCGGTTTTGGTACGGTGTATCTGTCGTGCAGCGGCAGGACCGTGAAGTTTATTTTCCAGATCGTGAAAGGGAGGTTCCGAATTGAACAGTGA
- a CDS encoding MBL fold metallo-hydrolase has protein sequence MKITRMPLGALQTNCYIVDNGERLLVIDPSAEPGAIIGKLKDIGLPVDGILLTHTHYDHFGALDEVQAFTGADVYMSDIETDWLTDISKNGSIRFTEEITSSVTPNTLKEGKAAVGAFNFDVIHTPGHSPGSLSYKFDDFVISGDVLFNKGVGRTDLYGGSTAELMHSIREKLYKLPPETTVYAGHNIPTTIGDEKENNPYVR, from the coding sequence ATGAAAATAACAAGAATGCCTTTAGGGGCTTTACAGACTAACTGCTATATCGTCGATAACGGTGAACGCCTGCTCGTAATTGATCCATCGGCGGAACCCGGTGCAATTATCGGCAAGCTGAAGGATATCGGACTGCCGGTCGACGGCATACTGCTGACACACACGCATTACGATCACTTCGGCGCACTGGATGAAGTACAGGCATTTACAGGCGCAGATGTCTATATGTCGGACATAGAAACAGACTGGCTCACAGACATCTCTAAAAACGGCTCAATCCGCTTCACTGAGGAGATTACTTCCTCGGTGACACCGAATACCTTAAAAGAAGGTAAAGCGGCTGTAGGGGCCTTTAATTTCGATGTCATTCATACGCCAGGCCATTCACCGGGCTCACTGAGCTATAAATTCGATGATTTCGTCATTTCCGGAGACGTATTATTCAACAAAGGGGTCGGGCGTACTGATCTGTACGGCGGCAGCACAGCGGAGCTGATGCATTCAATCAGGGAAAAACTTTACAAACTTCCACCGGAAACGACGGTTTACGCAGGGCATAATATCCCGACAACAATCGGTGATGAGAAAGAAAATAATCCGTACGTAAGATAG
- a CDS encoding shikimate kinase encodes MILIGFMGCGKTTIAHILGKQLNKKVIDLDAVIPELAGQTIPEIFASEGEAAFREYEFQALKQTLGEDVIIATGGGVVTYGKSYSTLIELKNRPVYFLNAPFEKLYKRIQQDENRPLGNQDIEKVRDLYQSRLGKYKALSDLEVSTLQTVEETASEIIAHMNRTNHGS; translated from the coding sequence ATGATATTAATCGGCTTTATGGGATGCGGTAAAACAACTATCGCACACATACTTGGAAAACAGCTTAACAAAAAGGTCATCGATCTCGATGCAGTTATTCCTGAACTGGCAGGACAGACGATTCCTGAAATTTTTGCGTCTGAAGGAGAAGCAGCTTTCAGGGAGTACGAATTTCAGGCGCTGAAACAAACCCTCGGGGAAGATGTAATTATTGCAACCGGCGGCGGGGTAGTGACGTACGGGAAGTCATACAGCACTTTAATTGAACTGAAAAACAGACCGGTTTATTTTTTGAATGCTCCGTTCGAAAAATTGTATAAGCGTATTCAGCAGGATGAAAACCGCCCGCTCGGAAACCAGGACATCGAAAAAGTACGGGATCTTTATCAGTCGAGACTCGGGAAATATAAAGCACTTTCAGATCTCGAGGTCAGCACGCTTCAGACCGTAGAAGAAACAGCCTCTGAAATCATCGCTCATATGAATCGTACGAATCACGGATCATGA
- a CDS encoding DUF2626 family protein: MDKVFKMLGFWTAIFAILFYVGDMVGVSLFFVAQTGFFVLLGYMKLTERMYMYVFAAYLILFFIGFTYFTTFLLEPSFGNEI; this comes from the coding sequence ATGGATAAAGTATTTAAAATGCTTGGGTTCTGGACTGCAATTTTTGCAATTCTGTTCTATGTAGGAGATATGGTAGGCGTTTCACTGTTCTTCGTAGCACAGACCGGATTCTTCGTGTTACTTGGCTATATGAAATTAACTGAAAGAATGTACATGTACGTATTTGCTGCATATTTAATCTTGTTCTTCATCGGCTTTACATACTTCACAACATTCTTACTTGAACCATCATTTGGTAACGAAATCTAA
- the argH gene encoding argininosuccinate lyase, protein MSKKAWGGRFQEESISWVEEFNASIHFDKVLIEEDINGSIAHANMLCAQDIITEEENSLIKEGLLSILDDYNNGKLTFSVSQEDIHMNVEAKLIEKIGAAGGKLHTARSRNDQVATDMHLYVKKEVNTVIQSVELLQQTIIRLAEKHIDVIMPGYTHLQRAQPILFSHHILTYFWMLERDKSRFNDSLKRIDVSPLGAGAISGTTFNIDRFQTKDELGFSGIYHNSMDAVSDRDYIVETLSNISLTMVHLSRLSEELIFWTTDEANFVTLSDAFTTGSSMMPQKKNPDMAELIRGKSGRTAGHLMSMLMLLKGLPLTYNKDMQEDKEGLFDSLTTIKGSLKIMNGMLDTLTINEEVLEEAVTEDFSNATELADYLVAKGIPFRDSHEIVGKLVLTCINQNIYLKDMPLDEFKAASSVIEEDIYEILSPKVVVNRRISYGSTGTEAVRQQLETAKNHL, encoded by the coding sequence ATGAGTAAAAAAGCTTGGGGCGGCAGGTTCCAGGAAGAGTCAATATCATGGGTGGAAGAGTTTAACGCTTCCATCCATTTTGATAAAGTTTTGATTGAAGAAGATATTAACGGCAGTATTGCCCACGCAAACATGCTTTGTGCACAGGATATTATTACAGAAGAGGAGAACAGTCTTATTAAAGAAGGACTGCTCAGTATTCTGGATGATTATAATAACGGTAAATTGACATTCAGCGTATCGCAGGAAGACATTCATATGAATGTTGAAGCGAAGCTGATTGAAAAAATCGGTGCAGCTGGCGGGAAACTTCATACAGCCAGAAGCAGAAATGATCAGGTTGCAACGGATATGCATTTATATGTTAAAAAAGAAGTCAACACTGTCATTCAAAGTGTGGAACTGCTGCAGCAGACGATTATCAGGCTGGCCGAAAAGCATATAGATGTCATCATGCCGGGCTACACACACCTGCAGCGGGCACAGCCGATACTTTTCTCTCATCACATACTGACTTATTTCTGGATGCTTGAACGCGACAAATCACGTTTTAACGATTCATTAAAACGTATCGATGTATCTCCGCTCGGTGCGGGAGCAATCAGCGGTACAACATTTAATATCGACCGTTTCCAGACGAAGGACGAACTCGGCTTTTCAGGTATTTACCACAACAGCATGGACGCAGTCAGCGACAGAGACTATATCGTGGAAACATTATCCAATATCTCGCTGACGATGGTCCACTTATCGAGATTGTCCGAAGAATTGATTTTCTGGACGACGGACGAGGCAAACTTCGTCACGCTGAGCGACGCGTTTACGACAGGCTCATCGATGATGCCGCAGAAGAAAAATCCGGATATGGCTGAATTAATCCGCGGTAAGAGCGGGCGTACAGCAGGACACCTTATGTCTATGCTGATGCTCTTAAAAGGCCTGCCGCTGACATACAACAAAGATATGCAGGAAGACAAGGAAGGCCTGTTTGATTCGTTAACAACGATTAAAGGCTCTCTTAAAATTATGAACGGCATGCTCGACACGCTTACGATTAACGAGGAAGTGCTTGAAGAAGCAGTGACTGAAGACTTTTCGAATGCGACTGAGCTTGCGGACTATTTAGTGGCGAAAGGTATACCTTTCAGAGACTCTCATGAAATAGTCGGCAAACTGGTGCTGACATGTATTAATCAGAACATTTATCTGAAAGATATGCCGCTCGATGAATTTAAAGCAGCGAGCAGCGTCATTGAAGAAGATATCTATGAAATATTGTCACCTAAAGTTGTCGTAAACAGAAGAATCAGCTACGGCTCAACAGGGACTGAAGCTGTCAGACAGCAGCTTGAAACAGCCAAAAATCATTTATAA
- a CDS encoding DUF2759 domain-containing protein, which produces MPFFDTGELFTIGGVSIRIGINALAILMGLVAVFGVFGLVNSMKAKNLLGAGFSAVTVLVFGLWTLATIFTFGYPDLG; this is translated from the coding sequence ATGCCTTTCTTCGATACAGGAGAATTATTTACTATTGGTGGTGTTTCCATCAGAATCGGTATTAATGCACTTGCGATTCTAATGGGCCTGGTAGCAGTATTTGGAGTATTTGGACTTGTTAACTCTATGAAAGCTAAAAACCTTCTTGGTGCAGGCTTCAGCGCAGTAACAGTTCTTGTTTTTGGACTCTGGACACTTGCAACAATATTCACATTCGGCTATCCGGATCTTGGTTAA
- a CDS encoding ATPase, T2SS/T4P/T4SS family produces MKELAESIIKDAYDSSASDIHITFEKSGGSVKKRVRGKMMYVRTLEPDILKRLINYLKFIAELDINEHKVPQSGRTDFYIGELLCSIRISTLPLSIMKEITVIRLLNTSAEKSSADLFYKDEDYDFLSSYMKLSQGLILFTGPTGSGKSTVMYRLAAGVVKEGSRQIISVEDPVEFDIDGLVQVEINDKAKLTYGPLIRGVLRCDPDIIMFGEIRDRIIAEELLKTSLSGHLVLSTFHSKSALSTLTRLKDYGLYKEEMAESISLIVNQRLIHTAKGSYILYEYMDQEMIKTYLNGGTAAYSTIQDKLLEIYREGALSDEEYNHYKRSFQ; encoded by the coding sequence TTGAAGGAACTTGCAGAATCAATAATTAAGGATGCATATGACAGCAGCGCAAGTGATATTCATATTACGTTTGAAAAATCAGGAGGCTCGGTAAAAAAGAGAGTCCGTGGAAAAATGATGTATGTCAGAACACTGGAGCCGGATATTTTAAAGCGGCTGATCAACTATTTAAAGTTCATTGCAGAACTGGACATCAACGAGCACAAAGTGCCGCAGAGCGGCAGAACTGACTTTTATATCGGTGAGCTGCTGTGCAGTATACGCATCAGCACACTTCCGCTCTCGATTATGAAAGAAATTACAGTCATCAGACTGCTGAACACGAGTGCAGAAAAATCGTCGGCAGATCTTTTTTATAAAGATGAAGACTATGATTTCCTCTCGTCGTACATGAAGCTCTCACAGGGACTCATTCTCTTTACAGGACCGACAGGATCAGGGAAAAGTACCGTGATGTACAGACTGGCAGCGGGCGTGGTTAAAGAAGGCTCGCGACAGATTATCAGCGTTGAAGACCCGGTTGAATTCGATATCGACGGACTGGTTCAGGTTGAAATTAACGATAAGGCCAAATTAACCTACGGTCCACTTATCAGGGGTGTGCTGCGCTGTGACCCCGACATTATAATGTTCGGGGAAATAAGGGACAGAATCATCGCAGAAGAGCTGTTGAAAACAAGCCTGTCCGGACATCTGGTACTCAGCACCTTCCACAGTAAAAGTGCACTGAGCACGCTGACACGTCTGAAAGATTACGGGCTGTACAAAGAGGAAATGGCGGAAAGTATTTCACTTATCGTCAATCAGCGGCTGATTCATACCGCGAAGGGTTCATATATTCTTTATGAATACATGGATCAGGAAATGATTAAAACATATTTAAACGGCGGGACCGCCGCTTATTCGACAATTCAGGATAAGCTTCTTGAAATCTACCGTGAAGGAGCGCTGAGTGATGAAGAATATAACCATTACAAGAGGTCGTTCCAATAA
- a CDS encoding 5-formyltetrahydrofolate cyclo-ligase, whose product MSKKELRQNMISILKNMDTDDKNAAADNITVHAKEYIASRGFKSVGIVLPMKIEYDTWKLIDELLAMDVEVYSPQCHYDDKSMTFHRLTSRDEVTTDEKNIPIPDTAAPVNNDVDLLIVPGLIFSPDGYRIGYGGGFYDRFLTNFGGSTASLIFSEQIGETIVMEHDLPVDALITDKEIFNVKEVRENEK is encoded by the coding sequence ATGTCGAAAAAAGAACTGCGTCAAAATATGATCAGTATTTTAAAGAATATGGATACGGATGATAAAAATGCTGCTGCAGATAATATAACAGTCCATGCAAAAGAATACATCGCATCACGCGGATTTAAAAGTGTCGGCATCGTGCTGCCGATGAAAATCGAATATGATACGTGGAAACTGATCGATGAACTGCTCGCAATGGATGTTGAAGTCTATTCACCGCAGTGTCATTACGACGATAAATCTATGACATTCCACCGCCTGACTTCAAGAGATGAAGTGACGACAGACGAGAAGAATATTCCAATACCTGATACGGCTGCACCGGTTAACAACGATGTGGATCTGTTAATTGTACCCGGTCTGATCTTCAGTCCGGACGGTTACCGTATCGGCTACGGCGGCGGGTTTTACGACCGTTTCCTGACAAATTTCGGCGGTTCGACTGCGTCCTTAATTTTCAGTGAGCAGATTGGTGAAACGATCGTTATGGAACATGACCTGCCGGTGGATGCATTAATCACTGATAAAGAAATATTTAATGTTAAAGAAGTGAGAGAAAATGAAAAATAA
- the comGC gene encoding competence type IV pilus major pilin ComGC, producing the protein MRKTMNRKFKQKEEGFTLIEMLLVLLVISVLIILIIPNIAAQSRNVQDTGCEAQVRMVQSQIEAYTLNEGGRPSSIQDLVPEYLTAEQVSCQNGESITITNGEAARE; encoded by the coding sequence ATGAGAAAAACGATGAACCGTAAGTTTAAGCAAAAAGAAGAGGGCTTTACACTGATTGAAATGCTGCTGGTGCTTCTCGTTATATCCGTGCTGATTATACTGATCATCCCGAATATCGCTGCACAGAGCAGAAATGTACAGGACACAGGCTGCGAAGCACAGGTGCGCATGGTTCAGAGTCAGATTGAGGCATACACGCTGAATGAAGGCGGCAGACCATCATCCATTCAGGACCTCGTGCCGGAATACTTAACAGCTGAACAGGTCAGCTGCCAAAACGGAGAATCAATTACGATTACTAATGGCGAAGCAGCAAGAGAGTAA